One part of the Anaeromyxobacter sp. Fw109-5 genome encodes these proteins:
- a CDS encoding CBS domain-containing protein codes for MATVDSVMKSAMCCRPDDTARDCARLMKEENIGFVPICNESDEPVGTITDRDLALRILADGRPSDAKLDGVMTREVVSCRLGDDLRDAERLMREHRKSRIMVCDTEGKLQGVISLSDIADEEDEEIAGRTLRDVAAREISQPHAS; via the coding sequence ATGGCCACGGTGGACTCGGTGATGAAGTCGGCGATGTGCTGCCGTCCGGACGACACGGCGCGCGACTGCGCGCGCCTGATGAAGGAGGAGAACATCGGCTTCGTGCCGATCTGCAACGAGTCGGACGAGCCGGTGGGCACGATCACGGATCGGGACCTCGCGCTGCGCATCCTCGCGGACGGTCGCCCATCGGACGCGAAGCTGGACGGCGTCATGACGCGCGAGGTCGTGAGCTGCAGGCTCGGAGACGACCTGCGCGACGCGGAGCGGCTCATGCGCGAGCACCGCAAGTCGCGCATCATGGTCTGCGACACCGAGGGGAAGCTGCAGGGCGTCATCAGCCTCTCGGACATCGCGGACGAGGAGGACGAGGAGATCGCCGGGCGCACGCTGCGCGACGTCGCGGCGCGCGAGATCTCGCAGCCGCACGCGTCCTAG
- a CDS encoding acyl-CoA desaturase — MTPSAQSRSLRAELDSLRQEFAAKIGPRDAEYIRTVRAVARVSRVTGRLLIHFSLEPVTWAAGVCALATYKVLENMEIGHNVLHGQYDFMRDPTLSSATYEWDMVGTAKSWKRAHNATHHVFTNVIGRDRDFGYNAFRFSAEVPWKPIHLLQPLVSPLSGLFFEYSIGAYDLGLLDGLGPRPSGAAGGKRRPRREIARELWAFARKAARKGFVEYVFYPALAGPLAAKVLCGNLLANTIRNGWAYAVIYCGHLTEQTATFREEGLEDEDRGGWYVRQVTGSSNFEAGRLVHVLSGHLGFQIEHHLFPNVPAWRYPEMAPRVRAICERHGIPYSTGSLASQFASAMRRLVRFAVPGAERRGGADGARAHAA; from the coding sequence ATGACCCCGTCGGCGCAATCGCGGTCCCTGCGTGCGGAGCTCGACTCCCTCCGGCAGGAGTTCGCGGCGAAGATCGGCCCCCGGGACGCCGAGTACATCCGGACCGTGAGGGCGGTCGCCCGCGTCTCCCGCGTCACGGGACGCCTCCTCATCCACTTCAGCCTCGAGCCCGTCACGTGGGCTGCAGGCGTGTGCGCGCTCGCCACGTACAAGGTGCTCGAGAACATGGAGATCGGCCACAACGTTCTGCACGGGCAATACGACTTCATGCGCGATCCGACGCTCAGCTCGGCGACGTACGAATGGGACATGGTGGGCACCGCGAAGAGCTGGAAGCGGGCGCACAACGCGACGCACCACGTCTTCACGAACGTCATCGGGCGAGACCGCGACTTCGGCTACAACGCCTTCCGCTTCTCGGCGGAGGTGCCCTGGAAGCCGATCCACCTGCTCCAGCCGCTGGTGAGCCCGCTCAGCGGCCTCTTCTTCGAGTACTCCATCGGCGCCTACGATCTCGGTCTCCTCGACGGGCTGGGCCCCCGGCCCAGCGGAGCGGCTGGCGGAAAGCGCCGGCCGCGGCGCGAGATCGCCCGCGAGCTCTGGGCCTTCGCGCGGAAGGCCGCGCGAAAGGGATTCGTCGAGTACGTGTTCTACCCCGCCCTCGCAGGCCCGCTGGCGGCGAAGGTGCTCTGCGGGAACCTGCTCGCGAACACGATCCGGAACGGCTGGGCGTATGCCGTCATCTACTGCGGTCACCTCACCGAGCAGACCGCCACCTTCCGCGAGGAGGGCCTTGAGGACGAGGACCGGGGCGGATGGTACGTCCGGCAAGTCACGGGCAGCAGCAACTTCGAGGCGGGACGGCTCGTGCACGTGCTGAGCGGCCACCTCGGGTTCCAGATCGAGCACCACCTCTTCCCGAACGTCCCGGCGTGGCGCTATCCGGAGATGGCCCCTCGCGTGCGAGCCATCTGCGAACGCCATGGCATCCCCTACTCGACGGGCTCGCTCGCCTCGCAGTTCGCGAGCGCGATGCGCCGGCTGGTTCGGTTCGCCGTCCCGGGTGCGGAGCGTCGCGGCGGCGCCGACGGCGCCCGCGCCCACGCGGCTTGA
- a CDS encoding CCA tRNA nucleotidyltransferase: MPLPDALARATFPAPVLHVLRRLGDAGYRSWLVGGAVRDLLLHRARDANDFDVATPALPEQVAALFPKVIPTGIEHGTVTVLVGGEPIEVTTFRGEGEYKDGRRPESVTFHEDLEADLARRDFTINALALDPLAGELRDPFGGEADLRRRLIRAVGDPVARFGEDGLRPMRAVRFAAQLGYSLDPATEEAIRGALPIVRKVSRERIADELTRLVVAPDAPRAVDLMRTTGLLATVLPALAGRPERELDHAVAVLAATPGEPALRLAALLHALPAEDVGRTLLDLRLSRRISDETAALVRAHVCRLDGSRALPASPADVRRWLSAAGPARAPLLLELARAEAAAMGAQVGGDQRAVHALSEAIARIRRERDPLTPQDLALDGRAVMRILGAGPGPHVGEALRHLLERVLAEPRENDEARLTEALVHWWDARGRRL; encoded by the coding sequence ATGCCCCTCCCGGACGCCCTCGCGCGCGCCACGTTCCCGGCCCCGGTCCTCCACGTCCTGCGCCGGCTCGGCGACGCCGGGTATCGCTCCTGGCTCGTCGGCGGCGCCGTCCGCGATCTGCTCCTCCACCGCGCCCGGGACGCGAACGACTTCGACGTCGCGACGCCCGCGCTGCCGGAGCAGGTGGCGGCGCTCTTCCCCAAGGTCATCCCGACCGGCATCGAGCACGGGACCGTGACGGTCCTCGTGGGCGGCGAGCCGATCGAGGTGACGACGTTCCGGGGGGAGGGCGAGTACAAGGACGGCCGGCGGCCGGAGTCGGTGACCTTCCACGAGGACCTCGAGGCGGACCTCGCCCGGCGCGACTTCACCATCAACGCGCTCGCGCTCGATCCGCTGGCCGGCGAGCTCCGGGATCCGTTCGGCGGCGAGGCCGACCTGAGGCGCCGCCTGATCCGCGCCGTCGGCGACCCGGTCGCCCGCTTCGGCGAGGACGGGCTGCGGCCGATGCGCGCCGTCCGCTTCGCGGCCCAGCTCGGCTATTCGCTCGACCCCGCCACGGAGGAGGCGATCCGCGGCGCGCTGCCGATCGTGCGCAAGGTCTCGCGCGAGCGGATCGCGGACGAGCTGACCCGCCTCGTCGTGGCGCCCGACGCCCCCCGCGCCGTCGACCTCATGCGTACCACCGGGCTCCTCGCCACGGTCCTCCCCGCGCTCGCCGGCCGGCCCGAGCGGGAGCTCGACCACGCGGTGGCGGTCCTGGCGGCGACCCCCGGCGAGCCGGCGCTCCGGCTCGCCGCGCTCCTCCACGCGCTGCCCGCGGAGGACGTCGGACGGACGCTCCTCGATCTCCGGCTGTCGCGACGGATCTCCGACGAGACGGCAGCGCTCGTGCGTGCGCACGTGTGCCGGCTCGACGGCAGCCGGGCGCTCCCCGCGTCGCCCGCCGACGTCCGCCGGTGGCTCTCCGCGGCCGGCCCGGCCCGAGCGCCGCTGCTGCTGGAGCTCGCGCGCGCCGAGGCCGCCGCGATGGGCGCGCAGGTCGGCGGCGATCAGCGCGCGGTCCACGCGCTCTCCGAGGCGATCGCGCGCATCCGGCGCGAGCGCGACCCGCTCACGCCCCAGGACCTCGCGCTCGACGGAAGGGCGGTGATGCGAATCCTGGGCGCCGGTCCCGGCCCCCACGTCGGCGAGGCTCTCCGTCACCTGCTCGAGCGGGTGCTCGCGGAGCCCCGGGAGAACGACGAGGCGCGGCTCACCGAGGCGCTGGTGCATTGGTGGGATGCGCGGGGGCGACGCTTATAA
- a CDS encoding ATP-binding protein, with the protein MHLTPPRGPAPVTAVGANALAELLFDEAGSGRCLVAPDGTVLRANPEWLRATGLTLDEAIGRDVLELLPQAREAAIAARTLAPAGQRTDLPRHARWVAGRETWWEGTLSPVPMEAGCGLLVTLRDVTADATASEAAVEEALCRSDARAAAVSRNMRDHLVLLEAVRGPTCEIEDWRYVDANEGALELLAKTRDGLIGRTVREVLGARAAGVHERMVRVLETGVRERYEATFRDRALLITIFPVDADTVGSAAVDVTERVRGEEERRRVEAALRESEARYRLLFDSIDEGFCIIEVLFDAAGAPADYRFVEVNRAFEKQTGLVDAAGKRMRELAPAHEEHWFQIYGRVALTGEPIRFENRAEALGRVYDVYAFRVGPPEGRRVAILFSDISERKRVEEKLREADRRKSEFLGVLSHELRNPLAPIRNSTLILERAPAGSPAAVRAREVIQRQTEHLSRLVDDLLDVERIARGKVQLSRTRLDLRDVVRKTCDDHRSVLEQGGVEMRLDLPFGPVWVEGDATRISQVVGNLLHNAAKFTAAGGRVEVEVASREENGLIAVRDTGAGMIPEDLERIFQPFAQGEQGLARTEGGLGLGLALVKGLVELHGGSVRARSKGPGRGSELTVRLPLAAAGATTLRRRGRAETAPRRILVIEDNLDAGQTLADLLELEGHRAHVASDGREGIALARELKPDVVLCDIGLPDMSGHDVARALRSDATLRSTRLIALTGYAQPEDRQRAREAGFDGHLPKPPDLEELWRSIEERS; encoded by the coding sequence TTGCACCTGACCCCTCCCAGAGGCCCCGCGCCCGTCACCGCGGTCGGAGCGAACGCGCTGGCGGAGCTGCTGTTCGACGAGGCAGGAAGCGGGCGGTGCCTCGTCGCGCCGGACGGCACCGTCCTCCGCGCGAACCCCGAGTGGCTCCGCGCCACGGGACTCACCCTGGACGAGGCCATCGGCCGAGACGTCCTCGAGCTGCTCCCGCAAGCGCGCGAAGCCGCGATCGCGGCGCGAACGCTCGCGCCGGCCGGACAGCGTACCGACCTGCCCCGGCACGCGCGGTGGGTCGCCGGGCGCGAGACCTGGTGGGAGGGGACCCTGTCGCCGGTTCCGATGGAGGCGGGGTGTGGGCTGCTCGTCACGCTGCGAGACGTCACGGCCGACGCGACCGCGAGCGAGGCGGCCGTCGAGGAGGCGCTGTGCAGGAGCGATGCGCGCGCCGCCGCGGTGTCGAGGAACATGCGCGATCACCTCGTGCTGCTCGAGGCGGTGCGCGGACCTACGTGCGAGATCGAGGACTGGCGCTACGTCGACGCGAACGAGGGCGCGCTGGAGCTGCTCGCCAAGACGCGCGACGGCCTGATCGGGCGGACCGTCCGGGAGGTCCTCGGAGCGCGGGCCGCCGGCGTGCACGAGCGCATGGTGCGCGTGCTGGAGACCGGGGTCCGGGAACGCTACGAAGCGACGTTCCGGGACAGAGCCCTGCTCATCACGATCTTCCCGGTGGACGCGGACACCGTCGGCAGCGCGGCGGTCGACGTCACCGAGCGCGTGCGCGGCGAGGAGGAGCGCAGGCGGGTCGAGGCGGCGCTTCGGGAGTCGGAGGCGCGGTACAGGCTGCTGTTCGACTCCATCGACGAGGGCTTCTGCATCATCGAGGTGCTGTTCGACGCCGCGGGCGCCCCCGCGGACTACCGGTTCGTCGAGGTCAATCGCGCGTTCGAGAAGCAGACCGGGCTCGTCGACGCGGCGGGCAAGCGCATGCGCGAGCTCGCGCCCGCGCACGAGGAGCACTGGTTCCAGATCTACGGCAGGGTCGCCCTGACCGGCGAGCCGATCAGGTTCGAGAACCGAGCCGAGGCGCTGGGCCGGGTCTACGACGTGTACGCCTTCCGCGTGGGGCCTCCCGAGGGACGACGGGTGGCCATCCTGTTCAGCGACATCTCGGAGCGGAAGCGCGTCGAGGAGAAGCTGCGCGAGGCCGATCGACGCAAGAGCGAGTTCCTCGGGGTGCTCTCGCACGAGCTCCGCAACCCGCTCGCGCCCATTCGCAACAGCACCCTCATCCTCGAGCGCGCGCCCGCCGGGAGCCCGGCGGCGGTGCGTGCCAGGGAGGTCATCCAGCGCCAGACGGAGCACCTCTCCCGGCTCGTCGACGACCTGCTCGACGTGGAGCGCATCGCGAGGGGCAAGGTCCAGCTCTCCCGGACGCGGCTCGACCTGCGGGACGTGGTCCGCAAGACGTGCGACGATCACCGCTCGGTGCTCGAGCAGGGCGGCGTCGAGATGCGCCTCGACCTCCCGTTCGGACCGGTGTGGGTCGAGGGGGACGCGACGCGAATCTCGCAGGTCGTCGGCAACTTGCTCCACAACGCGGCGAAGTTCACGGCGGCGGGCGGACGCGTGGAGGTGGAGGTCGCGAGCCGCGAGGAGAATGGGCTGATCGCCGTGCGCGACACCGGCGCCGGCATGATCCCCGAGGACCTCGAGCGCATCTTCCAGCCGTTCGCGCAGGGCGAGCAGGGCCTCGCGCGCACCGAGGGAGGGCTCGGCCTCGGGCTGGCGCTCGTGAAGGGGCTCGTCGAGCTCCACGGCGGGTCGGTGCGGGCGAGGAGCAAGGGGCCGGGGCGCGGCAGCGAGCTGACCGTGCGGCTGCCGCTCGCGGCCGCGGGCGCGACCACCCTCCGGCGCCGGGGCCGTGCGGAGACCGCCCCCCGGCGGATCCTCGTCATCGAGGACAACCTCGACGCCGGGCAGACGCTGGCGGACCTCCTGGAGCTCGAGGGTCACCGAGCCCACGTCGCCAGCGACGGCCGGGAGGGGATCGCGCTGGCCCGCGAGCTGAAGCCGGACGTCGTGCTCTGCGACATCGGCCTGCCCGACATGAGCGGCCACGACGTCGCTCGCGCGCTCCGATCCGACGCCACGCTCCGCTCGACGCGGCTCATCGCGCTCACCGGGTACGCGCAGCCGGAGGATCGGCAGCGCGCGCGGGAGGCGGGATTCGACGGCCACCTCCCGAAGCCGCCCGATCTCGAGGAGCTGTGGCGCTCGATCGAGGAACGGTCGTAG
- a CDS encoding methyltransferase domain-containing protein, which yields MSRPRAAPPDLGHALAARYSPLASTAGSLSCGDVLEHGAPRPGETVIDLGCGRGRDLLRAAEAVGPDGRAIGVDGNEAMLAAARALAAGAPRVSLVRGDVAAVPLPDGDADLVISNCAINHAPDKAAVYREVHRLLRPGGRFVVSDVVSETTLPASVRDDPEAWAACYGGAIPEAEYLADVASAGFSDVRVLRRSAPYVKGGVRVLSLTVTARRPS from the coding sequence ATGTCCCGCCCCCGCGCCGCTCCCCCGGACCTCGGCCACGCCCTCGCGGCGCGCTACTCGCCGCTCGCCTCCACCGCCGGATCGCTGTCGTGCGGCGACGTCCTGGAGCACGGGGCCCCACGCCCCGGCGAGACGGTGATCGATCTCGGCTGCGGCCGCGGGCGCGATCTCCTGCGCGCCGCGGAGGCGGTGGGCCCGGACGGGCGCGCCATCGGGGTGGACGGCAACGAGGCGATGCTCGCGGCGGCCCGCGCGCTCGCCGCCGGCGCGCCCCGGGTATCGCTCGTGCGCGGCGACGTCGCCGCGGTGCCGCTGCCCGACGGGGACGCCGATCTCGTCATCTCGAACTGCGCCATCAACCACGCGCCGGACAAGGCAGCCGTGTACCGAGAGGTGCACCGTCTGCTCCGCCCGGGCGGGCGTTTCGTCGTCTCCGACGTGGTGTCGGAGACCACCCTCCCCGCCTCCGTCCGCGACGATCCCGAAGCGTGGGCAGCCTGCTACGGTGGGGCGATCCCCGAGGCCGAGTACCTCGCCGACGTCGCCAGCGCTGGCTTCTCGGACGTGCGCGTCCTGCGGCGAAGCGCTCCCTACGTGAAGGGCGGCGTGCGCGTCCTCTCCCTCACCGTGACGGCGCGCCGGCCGTCCTGA